A stretch of Equus przewalskii isolate Varuska chromosome 11, EquPr2, whole genome shotgun sequence DNA encodes these proteins:
- the CATSPER1 gene encoding cation channel sperm-associated protein 1 isoform X7 — MNPIPTVCPITMDHFDDEHHHGSRRVQHADHHRRPLHHGEAYSHHSYVEPYHDDIPGYISEHHRGHHDEHHHKEHHHGEHHHGEHHHGHHGEHQHREHHHGAHPHDYLQGDHHYGVHHHGGSEVFGPHKSYSMARASLDSTHSYASARQPSIGHIQNLMRSRSMIHIPGAQVSSKVHPQDSSSKSSESWAEEDEQFQKRKAGRTQRPHKKLHTLYLCYWLWEKLSYFIQDLRRMLRNLIESLAFEAFIFLVVCLNTIMLVVQTFAEVEIRGEWYFMALDSIFLCIYVVEALLKIMALGVNYFYNSWNNLDFFIMVMAVLDFMLMQLNYLSSRTFYHQSFRIFKVFKSLRALRAIRVLRRLSFLTSLQEVTGTLARSLPSITAILILMFTCLFLFSVVLRALFRQSDPKRFQNIFTTIFTLFTLLTLDDWSLIYLDSRAQGAWHIIPILMIYIIIQYFIFLNLVIAVLVDNFQMALLRGLEKVKQERAAWIHEKLLDDSLTELRKAEPVEEMSEHTKQKQLMEKKFGTMTEKQQEVLFHFLQLVAGVEHYQQKFRSQASVIDEIVDTTFEAGEEDFRK, encoded by the exons ATGAATCCCATCCCCACAGTGTGTCCCATCACCATG GACCACTTTGATGATGAGCATCACCATGGTAGCAGGAGAGTCCAGCATG CCGACCACCACAGAAGGCCTCTTCATCATGGAGAGGCCTATTCCCACCATTCCTACGTGGAGCCCTACCATGATGACATACCTGGCTACATTAGTGAGCACCACCGTGGCCACCACGATGAGCACCACCACAAGGAGCACCACCACGGTGAGCACCACCACGGTGAGCACCACCACGGCCACCATGGCGAGCACCAGCACAGGGAGCATCACCACGGTGCACATCCACATGATTATCTCCAAGGCGATCACCACTATGGGGTGCACCATCATGGTGGCTCTGAAGTCTTTGGCCCACACAAGTCCTACAGCATGGCCAGAGCCTCCCTCGACTCCACCCATTCTTATGCATCAGCCCGCCAACCGAGCATAGGACACATACAGAACTTGATGCGTTCCCGCAGTATGATTCATATACCGGGCGCACAGGTCTCCAGCAAAGTCCATCCTCAGGATTCTTCCTCTAAATCCTCGGAAAGCTGGGCCGAAGAAGATGAGCAATTTCAGAAGCGCAAAG CTGGCCGTACCCAGCGGCCCCACAAGAAGCTGCACACCTTGTACCTCTGCTATTGGTTGTGGGAAAAATTAAGCTACTTCATTCAGGACCTCAGGAGAATGCTCAGGAATCTGATTGAGTCCCTGGCCTTCGAAGCCTTCATCTTCCTCGTTGTCTGCCTCAACACCATCATGCTGGTGGTCCAGACCTTCGCTGAAGTTGAGATCCGGGGTG AGTGGTACTTCATGGCCTTGGACTCCATTTTCCTCTGCATCTACGTGGTGGAAGCTCTGCTCAAGATCATGGCTCTGGGCgtcaattatttttataactccTGGAACAATCTGG ATTTCTTCATCATGGTCATGGCGGTGCTGGACTTCATGCTCATGCAGCTCAACTACCTCTCCTCACGCACCTTCTACCACCAAAGCTTTCGAATCTTCAAGGTCTTCAAGAGCCTGCGGGCCCTGAGGGCCATCCGGGTCCTGCGGAGGCTCAG CTTCCTGACCAGCCTCCAGGAAGTGACCGGGACCCTGGCCCGGTCCCTGCCGTCCATCACTGCCATCCTCATCCTCATGTTTACCTGCCTCT TCCTCTTCTCTGTGGTGCTGCGAGCCTTGTTCCGCCAGTCTGACCCCAAGCGCTTCCAGAACATCTTCACGACCATATTCACCCTCTTTACCCTGCTCACCCTGGACGACTGGTCCCTCATCTACCTGGATAGCCGGGCCCAGG GCGCCTGGCACATCATCCCCATCCTCATGATTTACATCATCATCCAATACTTCATCTTCCTCAA CCTGGTGATTGCTGTCCTGGTGGACAACTTCCAGATGGCACTGCTCAGAGGCCTGGAGAAAGTGAAGCAGGAG AGGGCCGCCTGGATCCATGAGAAGCTGCTGGATGACTCACTGACAGAGCTCCGCAAAGCAG AGCCTGTAGAGGAGATGAGTGAACACACCAAACAGAAGCAGCTCATGGAGAAGAAATTTGGGACCATGACTGAGAA gcagCAAGAGGTCCTCTTCCACTTTCTGCAGCTGGTGGCCGGGGTGGAACATTATCAGCAGAAATTCCGCTCCCAGGCATCCGTCATTGACGAGATTGTCGACACTACTTTTGAG GCCGGAGAAGAGGACTTCCGGAAGTGA
- the CATSPER1 gene encoding cation channel sperm-associated protein 1 isoform X11 yields MNPIPTVCPITMDHFDDEHHHGSRRVQHEGLFIMERPIPTIPTWSPTMMTYLATLVSTTVATTMSTTTRSTTTDSSSKSSESWAEEDEQFQKRKAGRTQRPHKKLHTLYLCYWLWEKLSYFIQDLRRMLRNLIESLAFEAFIFLVVCLNTIMLVVQTFAEVEIRGEWYFMALDSIFLCIYVVEALLKIMALGVNYFYNSWNNLDFFIMVMAVLDFMLMQLNYLSSRTFYHQSFRIFKVFKSLRALRAIRVLRRLSFLTSLQEVTGTLARSLPSITAILILMFTCLFLFSVVLRALFRQSDPKRFQNIFTTIFTLFTLLTLDDWSLIYLDSRAQGAWHIIPILMIYIIIQYFIFLNLVIAVLVDNFQMALLRGLEKVKQERAAWIHEKLLDDSLTELRKAEPVEEMSEHTKQKQLMEKKFGTMTEKQQEVLFHFLQLVAGVEHYQQKFRSQASVIDEIVDTTFEAGEEDFRK; encoded by the exons ATGAATCCCATCCCCACAGTGTGTCCCATCACCATG GACCACTTTGATGATGAGCATCACCATGGTAGCAGGAGAGTCCAGCATG AAGGCCTCTTCATCATGGAGAGGCCTATTCCCACCATTCCTACGTGGAGCCCTACCATGATGACATACCTGGCTACATTAGTGAGCACCACCGTGGCCACCACGATGAGCACCACCACAAGGAGCACCACCACG GATTCTTCCTCTAAATCCTCGGAAAGCTGGGCCGAAGAAGATGAGCAATTTCAGAAGCGCAAAG CTGGCCGTACCCAGCGGCCCCACAAGAAGCTGCACACCTTGTACCTCTGCTATTGGTTGTGGGAAAAATTAAGCTACTTCATTCAGGACCTCAGGAGAATGCTCAGGAATCTGATTGAGTCCCTGGCCTTCGAAGCCTTCATCTTCCTCGTTGTCTGCCTCAACACCATCATGCTGGTGGTCCAGACCTTCGCTGAAGTTGAGATCCGGGGTG AGTGGTACTTCATGGCCTTGGACTCCATTTTCCTCTGCATCTACGTGGTGGAAGCTCTGCTCAAGATCATGGCTCTGGGCgtcaattatttttataactccTGGAACAATCTGG ATTTCTTCATCATGGTCATGGCGGTGCTGGACTTCATGCTCATGCAGCTCAACTACCTCTCCTCACGCACCTTCTACCACCAAAGCTTTCGAATCTTCAAGGTCTTCAAGAGCCTGCGGGCCCTGAGGGCCATCCGGGTCCTGCGGAGGCTCAG CTTCCTGACCAGCCTCCAGGAAGTGACCGGGACCCTGGCCCGGTCCCTGCCGTCCATCACTGCCATCCTCATCCTCATGTTTACCTGCCTCT TCCTCTTCTCTGTGGTGCTGCGAGCCTTGTTCCGCCAGTCTGACCCCAAGCGCTTCCAGAACATCTTCACGACCATATTCACCCTCTTTACCCTGCTCACCCTGGACGACTGGTCCCTCATCTACCTGGATAGCCGGGCCCAGG GCGCCTGGCACATCATCCCCATCCTCATGATTTACATCATCATCCAATACTTCATCTTCCTCAA CCTGGTGATTGCTGTCCTGGTGGACAACTTCCAGATGGCACTGCTCAGAGGCCTGGAGAAAGTGAAGCAGGAG AGGGCCGCCTGGATCCATGAGAAGCTGCTGGATGACTCACTGACAGAGCTCCGCAAAGCAG AGCCTGTAGAGGAGATGAGTGAACACACCAAACAGAAGCAGCTCATGGAGAAGAAATTTGGGACCATGACTGAGAA gcagCAAGAGGTCCTCTTCCACTTTCTGCAGCTGGTGGCCGGGGTGGAACATTATCAGCAGAAATTCCGCTCCCAGGCATCCGTCATTGACGAGATTGTCGACACTACTTTTGAG GCCGGAGAAGAGGACTTCCGGAAGTGA
- the CATSPER1 gene encoding cation channel sperm-associated protein 1 isoform X10, which translates to MNPIPTVCPITMSLPMVLMVLILMVRTTLMMSITMVAGESSMPTTTEGLFIMERPIPTIPTWSPTMMTYLATLVSTTVATTMSTTTRSTTTDSSSKSSESWAEEDEQFQKRKAGRTQRPHKKLHTLYLCYWLWEKLSYFIQDLRRMLRNLIESLAFEAFIFLVVCLNTIMLVVQTFAEVEIRGEWYFMALDSIFLCIYVVEALLKIMALGVNYFYNSWNNLDFFIMVMAVLDFMLMQLNYLSSRTFYHQSFRIFKVFKSLRALRAIRVLRRLSFLTSLQEVTGTLARSLPSITAILILMFTCLFLFSVVLRALFRQSDPKRFQNIFTTIFTLFTLLTLDDWSLIYLDSRAQGAWHIIPILMIYIIIQYFIFLNLVIAVLVDNFQMALLRGLEKVKQERAAWIHEKLLDDSLTELRKAEPVEEMSEHTKQKQLMEKKFGTMTEKQQEVLFHFLQLVAGVEHYQQKFRSQASVIDEIVDTTFEAGEEDFRK; encoded by the exons ATGAATCCCATCCCCACAGTGTGTCCCATCACCATG AGCCTTCCCATGGTGCTCATGGTGCTCATTCTTATGGTGAGGACCACTTTGATGATGAGCATCACCATGGTAGCAGGAGAGTCCAGCATG CCGACCACCACAGAAGGCCTCTTCATCATGGAGAGGCCTATTCCCACCATTCCTACGTGGAGCCCTACCATGATGACATACCTGGCTACATTAGTGAGCACCACCGTGGCCACCACGATGAGCACCACCACAAGGAGCACCACCACG GATTCTTCCTCTAAATCCTCGGAAAGCTGGGCCGAAGAAGATGAGCAATTTCAGAAGCGCAAAG CTGGCCGTACCCAGCGGCCCCACAAGAAGCTGCACACCTTGTACCTCTGCTATTGGTTGTGGGAAAAATTAAGCTACTTCATTCAGGACCTCAGGAGAATGCTCAGGAATCTGATTGAGTCCCTGGCCTTCGAAGCCTTCATCTTCCTCGTTGTCTGCCTCAACACCATCATGCTGGTGGTCCAGACCTTCGCTGAAGTTGAGATCCGGGGTG AGTGGTACTTCATGGCCTTGGACTCCATTTTCCTCTGCATCTACGTGGTGGAAGCTCTGCTCAAGATCATGGCTCTGGGCgtcaattatttttataactccTGGAACAATCTGG ATTTCTTCATCATGGTCATGGCGGTGCTGGACTTCATGCTCATGCAGCTCAACTACCTCTCCTCACGCACCTTCTACCACCAAAGCTTTCGAATCTTCAAGGTCTTCAAGAGCCTGCGGGCCCTGAGGGCCATCCGGGTCCTGCGGAGGCTCAG CTTCCTGACCAGCCTCCAGGAAGTGACCGGGACCCTGGCCCGGTCCCTGCCGTCCATCACTGCCATCCTCATCCTCATGTTTACCTGCCTCT TCCTCTTCTCTGTGGTGCTGCGAGCCTTGTTCCGCCAGTCTGACCCCAAGCGCTTCCAGAACATCTTCACGACCATATTCACCCTCTTTACCCTGCTCACCCTGGACGACTGGTCCCTCATCTACCTGGATAGCCGGGCCCAGG GCGCCTGGCACATCATCCCCATCCTCATGATTTACATCATCATCCAATACTTCATCTTCCTCAA CCTGGTGATTGCTGTCCTGGTGGACAACTTCCAGATGGCACTGCTCAGAGGCCTGGAGAAAGTGAAGCAGGAG AGGGCCGCCTGGATCCATGAGAAGCTGCTGGATGACTCACTGACAGAGCTCCGCAAAGCAG AGCCTGTAGAGGAGATGAGTGAACACACCAAACAGAAGCAGCTCATGGAGAAGAAATTTGGGACCATGACTGAGAA gcagCAAGAGGTCCTCTTCCACTTTCTGCAGCTGGTGGCCGGGGTGGAACATTATCAGCAGAAATTCCGCTCCCAGGCATCCGTCATTGACGAGATTGTCGACACTACTTTTGAG GCCGGAGAAGAGGACTTCCGGAAGTGA
- the CATSPER1 gene encoding cation channel sperm-associated protein 1 isoform X9, translating to MNPIPTVCPITMSLPMVLMVLILMVRTTLMMSITMVAGESSMPTTTEGLFIMERPIPTIPTWSPTMMTYLATLVSTTVATTMSTTTRSTTTVSSKVHPQDSSSKSSESWAEEDEQFQKRKAGRTQRPHKKLHTLYLCYWLWEKLSYFIQDLRRMLRNLIESLAFEAFIFLVVCLNTIMLVVQTFAEVEIRGEWYFMALDSIFLCIYVVEALLKIMALGVNYFYNSWNNLDFFIMVMAVLDFMLMQLNYLSSRTFYHQSFRIFKVFKSLRALRAIRVLRRLSFLTSLQEVTGTLARSLPSITAILILMFTCLFLFSVVLRALFRQSDPKRFQNIFTTIFTLFTLLTLDDWSLIYLDSRAQGAWHIIPILMIYIIIQYFIFLNLVIAVLVDNFQMALLRGLEKVKQERAAWIHEKLLDDSLTELRKAEPVEEMSEHTKQKQLMEKKFGTMTEKQQEVLFHFLQLVAGVEHYQQKFRSQASVIDEIVDTTFEAGEEDFRK from the exons ATGAATCCCATCCCCACAGTGTGTCCCATCACCATG AGCCTTCCCATGGTGCTCATGGTGCTCATTCTTATGGTGAGGACCACTTTGATGATGAGCATCACCATGGTAGCAGGAGAGTCCAGCATG CCGACCACCACAGAAGGCCTCTTCATCATGGAGAGGCCTATTCCCACCATTCCTACGTGGAGCCCTACCATGATGACATACCTGGCTACATTAGTGAGCACCACCGTGGCCACCACGATGAGCACCACCACAAGGAGCACCACCACG GTCTCCAGCAAAGTCCATCCTCAGGATTCTTCCTCTAAATCCTCGGAAAGCTGGGCCGAAGAAGATGAGCAATTTCAGAAGCGCAAAG CTGGCCGTACCCAGCGGCCCCACAAGAAGCTGCACACCTTGTACCTCTGCTATTGGTTGTGGGAAAAATTAAGCTACTTCATTCAGGACCTCAGGAGAATGCTCAGGAATCTGATTGAGTCCCTGGCCTTCGAAGCCTTCATCTTCCTCGTTGTCTGCCTCAACACCATCATGCTGGTGGTCCAGACCTTCGCTGAAGTTGAGATCCGGGGTG AGTGGTACTTCATGGCCTTGGACTCCATTTTCCTCTGCATCTACGTGGTGGAAGCTCTGCTCAAGATCATGGCTCTGGGCgtcaattatttttataactccTGGAACAATCTGG ATTTCTTCATCATGGTCATGGCGGTGCTGGACTTCATGCTCATGCAGCTCAACTACCTCTCCTCACGCACCTTCTACCACCAAAGCTTTCGAATCTTCAAGGTCTTCAAGAGCCTGCGGGCCCTGAGGGCCATCCGGGTCCTGCGGAGGCTCAG CTTCCTGACCAGCCTCCAGGAAGTGACCGGGACCCTGGCCCGGTCCCTGCCGTCCATCACTGCCATCCTCATCCTCATGTTTACCTGCCTCT TCCTCTTCTCTGTGGTGCTGCGAGCCTTGTTCCGCCAGTCTGACCCCAAGCGCTTCCAGAACATCTTCACGACCATATTCACCCTCTTTACCCTGCTCACCCTGGACGACTGGTCCCTCATCTACCTGGATAGCCGGGCCCAGG GCGCCTGGCACATCATCCCCATCCTCATGATTTACATCATCATCCAATACTTCATCTTCCTCAA CCTGGTGATTGCTGTCCTGGTGGACAACTTCCAGATGGCACTGCTCAGAGGCCTGGAGAAAGTGAAGCAGGAG AGGGCCGCCTGGATCCATGAGAAGCTGCTGGATGACTCACTGACAGAGCTCCGCAAAGCAG AGCCTGTAGAGGAGATGAGTGAACACACCAAACAGAAGCAGCTCATGGAGAAGAAATTTGGGACCATGACTGAGAA gcagCAAGAGGTCCTCTTCCACTTTCTGCAGCTGGTGGCCGGGGTGGAACATTATCAGCAGAAATTCCGCTCCCAGGCATCCGTCATTGACGAGATTGTCGACACTACTTTTGAG GCCGGAGAAGAGGACTTCCGGAAGTGA
- the CATSPER1 gene encoding cation channel sperm-associated protein 1 isoform X6: MNPIPTVCPITMSLPMVLMVLILMVRTTLMMSITMVAGESSMVSPTTMGDPTGVSPTTMGDPTGVSPTTMGDPTGVSPTTVGDPTGVSPTTVGDPTVVSPTTVGGRTTMVSPTSVGGPTTMVGPISMRTPSTMVNPTTVEAPITIVRPITMVGPIMMLLTTTAGTLLMKPTTTEGLFIMERPIPTIPTWSPTMMTYLATLVSTTVATTMSTTTRSTTTDSSSKSSESWAEEDEQFQKRKAGRTQRPHKKLHTLYLCYWLWEKLSYFIQDLRRMLRNLIESLAFEAFIFLVVCLNTIMLVVQTFAEVEIRGEWYFMALDSIFLCIYVVEALLKIMALGVNYFYNSWNNLDFFIMVMAVLDFMLMQLNYLSSRTFYHQSFRIFKVFKSLRALRAIRVLRRLSFLTSLQEVTGTLARSLPSITAILILMFTCLFLFSVVLRALFRQSDPKRFQNIFTTIFTLFTLLTLDDWSLIYLDSRAQGAWHIIPILMIYIIIQYFIFLNLVIAVLVDNFQMALLRGLEKVKQERAAWIHEKLLDDSLTELRKAEPVEEMSEHTKQKQLMEKKFGTMTEKQQEVLFHFLQLVAGVEHYQQKFRSQASVIDEIVDTTFEAGEEDFRK, translated from the exons ATGAATCCCATCCCCACAGTGTGTCCCATCACCATG AGCCTTCCCATGGTGCTCATGGTGCTCATTCTTATGGTGAGGACCACTTTGATGATGAGCATCACCATGGTAGCAGGAGAGTCCAGCATGGTGAGTCCTACCACCATGGGGGACCCCACCGGGGTGAGTCCTACCACCATGGGGGACCCCACCGGGGTGAGTCCTACCACCATGGGGGACCCCACCGGGGTGAGTCCTACCACCGTAGGGGACCCCACCGGGGTGAGTCCTACCACCGTGGGAGATCCCACCGTGGTGAGCCCCACCACCGTGGGGGGCCGCACCACCATGGTGAGCCCCACCTCCGTTGGGGGCCCCACCACTATGGTGGGTCCCATCTCCATGCGAACCCCCTCCACCATGGTGAATCCTACCACCGTGGAGGCCCCCATCACCATAGTGAGGCCTATCACCATGGTGGGCCCCATCATGATGTTGCTCACCACCACGGCGGGCACTCTCCTCATGAAGCCGACCACCACAGAAGGCCTCTTCATCATGGAGAGGCCTATTCCCACCATTCCTACGTGGAGCCCTACCATGATGACATACCTGGCTACATTAGTGAGCACCACCGTGGCCACCACGATGAGCACCACCACAAGGAGCACCACCACG GATTCTTCCTCTAAATCCTCGGAAAGCTGGGCCGAAGAAGATGAGCAATTTCAGAAGCGCAAAG CTGGCCGTACCCAGCGGCCCCACAAGAAGCTGCACACCTTGTACCTCTGCTATTGGTTGTGGGAAAAATTAAGCTACTTCATTCAGGACCTCAGGAGAATGCTCAGGAATCTGATTGAGTCCCTGGCCTTCGAAGCCTTCATCTTCCTCGTTGTCTGCCTCAACACCATCATGCTGGTGGTCCAGACCTTCGCTGAAGTTGAGATCCGGGGTG AGTGGTACTTCATGGCCTTGGACTCCATTTTCCTCTGCATCTACGTGGTGGAAGCTCTGCTCAAGATCATGGCTCTGGGCgtcaattatttttataactccTGGAACAATCTGG ATTTCTTCATCATGGTCATGGCGGTGCTGGACTTCATGCTCATGCAGCTCAACTACCTCTCCTCACGCACCTTCTACCACCAAAGCTTTCGAATCTTCAAGGTCTTCAAGAGCCTGCGGGCCCTGAGGGCCATCCGGGTCCTGCGGAGGCTCAG CTTCCTGACCAGCCTCCAGGAAGTGACCGGGACCCTGGCCCGGTCCCTGCCGTCCATCACTGCCATCCTCATCCTCATGTTTACCTGCCTCT TCCTCTTCTCTGTGGTGCTGCGAGCCTTGTTCCGCCAGTCTGACCCCAAGCGCTTCCAGAACATCTTCACGACCATATTCACCCTCTTTACCCTGCTCACCCTGGACGACTGGTCCCTCATCTACCTGGATAGCCGGGCCCAGG GCGCCTGGCACATCATCCCCATCCTCATGATTTACATCATCATCCAATACTTCATCTTCCTCAA CCTGGTGATTGCTGTCCTGGTGGACAACTTCCAGATGGCACTGCTCAGAGGCCTGGAGAAAGTGAAGCAGGAG AGGGCCGCCTGGATCCATGAGAAGCTGCTGGATGACTCACTGACAGAGCTCCGCAAAGCAG AGCCTGTAGAGGAGATGAGTGAACACACCAAACAGAAGCAGCTCATGGAGAAGAAATTTGGGACCATGACTGAGAA gcagCAAGAGGTCCTCTTCCACTTTCTGCAGCTGGTGGCCGGGGTGGAACATTATCAGCAGAAATTCCGCTCCCAGGCATCCGTCATTGACGAGATTGTCGACACTACTTTTGAG GCCGGAGAAGAGGACTTCCGGAAGTGA
- the CATSPER1 gene encoding cation channel sperm-associated protein 1 isoform X4 → MNPIPTVCPITMDHFDDEHHHGSRRVQHGESYHHGGPHRGESYHHGGPHRGESYHHGGPHRGESYHRRGPHRGESYHRGRSHRGEPHHRGGPHHHGEPHLRWGPHHYGGSHLHANPLHHGESYHRGGPHHHSEAYHHGGPHHDVAHHHGGHSPHEADHHRRPLHHGEAYSHHSYVEPYHDDIPGYISEHHRGHHDEHHHKEHHHGEHHHGEHHHGHHGEHQHREHHHGAHPHDYLQGDHHYGVHHHGGSEVFGPHKSYSMARASLDSTHSYASARQPSIGHIQNLMRSRSMIHIPGAQVSSKVHPQDSSSKSSESWAEEDEQFQKRKAGRTQRPHKKLHTLYLCYWLWEKLSYFIQDLRRMLRNLIESLAFEAFIFLVVCLNTIMLVVQTFAEVEIRGEWYFMALDSIFLCIYVVEALLKIMALGVNYFYNSWNNLDFFIMVMAVLDFMLMQLNYLSSRTFYHQSFRIFKVFKSLRALRAIRVLRRLSFLTSLQEVTGTLARSLPSITAILILMFTCLFLFSVVLRALFRQSDPKRFQNIFTTIFTLFTLLTLDDWSLIYLDSRAQGAWHIIPILMIYIIIQYFIFLNLVIAVLVDNFQMALLRGLEKVKQERAAWIHEKLLDDSLTELRKAEPVEEMSEHTKQKQLMEKKFGTMTEKQQEVLFHFLQLVAGVEHYQQKFRSQASVIDEIVDTTFEAGEEDFRK, encoded by the exons ATGAATCCCATCCCCACAGTGTGTCCCATCACCATG GACCACTTTGATGATGAGCATCACCATGGTAGCAGGAGAGTCCAGCATGGTGAGTCCTACCACCATGGGGGACCCCACCGGGGTGAGTCCTACCACCATGGGGGACCCCACCGGGGTGAGTCCTACCACCATGGGGGACCCCACCGGGGTGAGTCCTACCACCGTAGGGGACCCCACCGGGGTGAGTCCTACCACCGTGGGAGATCCCACCGTGGTGAGCCCCACCACCGTGGGGGGCCGCACCACCATGGTGAGCCCCACCTCCGTTGGGGGCCCCACCACTATGGTGGGTCCCATCTCCATGCGAACCCCCTCCACCATGGTGAATCCTACCACCGTGGAGGCCCCCATCACCATAGTGAGGCCTATCACCATGGTGGGCCCCATCATGATGTTGCTCACCACCACGGCGGGCACTCTCCTCATGAAGCCGACCACCACAGAAGGCCTCTTCATCATGGAGAGGCCTATTCCCACCATTCCTACGTGGAGCCCTACCATGATGACATACCTGGCTACATTAGTGAGCACCACCGTGGCCACCACGATGAGCACCACCACAAGGAGCACCACCACGGTGAGCACCACCACGGTGAGCACCACCACGGCCACCATGGCGAGCACCAGCACAGGGAGCATCACCACGGTGCACATCCACATGATTATCTCCAAGGCGATCACCACTATGGGGTGCACCATCATGGTGGCTCTGAAGTCTTTGGCCCACACAAGTCCTACAGCATGGCCAGAGCCTCCCTCGACTCCACCCATTCTTATGCATCAGCCCGCCAACCGAGCATAGGACACATACAGAACTTGATGCGTTCCCGCAGTATGATTCATATACCGGGCGCACAGGTCTCCAGCAAAGTCCATCCTCAGGATTCTTCCTCTAAATCCTCGGAAAGCTGGGCCGAAGAAGATGAGCAATTTCAGAAGCGCAAAG CTGGCCGTACCCAGCGGCCCCACAAGAAGCTGCACACCTTGTACCTCTGCTATTGGTTGTGGGAAAAATTAAGCTACTTCATTCAGGACCTCAGGAGAATGCTCAGGAATCTGATTGAGTCCCTGGCCTTCGAAGCCTTCATCTTCCTCGTTGTCTGCCTCAACACCATCATGCTGGTGGTCCAGACCTTCGCTGAAGTTGAGATCCGGGGTG AGTGGTACTTCATGGCCTTGGACTCCATTTTCCTCTGCATCTACGTGGTGGAAGCTCTGCTCAAGATCATGGCTCTGGGCgtcaattatttttataactccTGGAACAATCTGG ATTTCTTCATCATGGTCATGGCGGTGCTGGACTTCATGCTCATGCAGCTCAACTACCTCTCCTCACGCACCTTCTACCACCAAAGCTTTCGAATCTTCAAGGTCTTCAAGAGCCTGCGGGCCCTGAGGGCCATCCGGGTCCTGCGGAGGCTCAG CTTCCTGACCAGCCTCCAGGAAGTGACCGGGACCCTGGCCCGGTCCCTGCCGTCCATCACTGCCATCCTCATCCTCATGTTTACCTGCCTCT TCCTCTTCTCTGTGGTGCTGCGAGCCTTGTTCCGCCAGTCTGACCCCAAGCGCTTCCAGAACATCTTCACGACCATATTCACCCTCTTTACCCTGCTCACCCTGGACGACTGGTCCCTCATCTACCTGGATAGCCGGGCCCAGG GCGCCTGGCACATCATCCCCATCCTCATGATTTACATCATCATCCAATACTTCATCTTCCTCAA CCTGGTGATTGCTGTCCTGGTGGACAACTTCCAGATGGCACTGCTCAGAGGCCTGGAGAAAGTGAAGCAGGAG AGGGCCGCCTGGATCCATGAGAAGCTGCTGGATGACTCACTGACAGAGCTCCGCAAAGCAG AGCCTGTAGAGGAGATGAGTGAACACACCAAACAGAAGCAGCTCATGGAGAAGAAATTTGGGACCATGACTGAGAA gcagCAAGAGGTCCTCTTCCACTTTCTGCAGCTGGTGGCCGGGGTGGAACATTATCAGCAGAAATTCCGCTCCCAGGCATCCGTCATTGACGAGATTGTCGACACTACTTTTGAG GCCGGAGAAGAGGACTTCCGGAAGTGA